TATGATTGTTCCAAAATGTAACAAAGACTTTCTCAATAAAATGTATTTGACATTGCACTTCTTTTTCGTTATATTAGTTTTACAAAATTAAATTGTGCACAACTTAATTAGAAGGGAGTTATTTATGACAGAAGACTCTTTGCATCTAGATAACCAACTTTGTTTTTCTATTTACGCCTGCTCTAGAGAGGTTACTCGTTTTTATCGACCTTATTTAGAAGAAATGGGTATTACGTATCCCCAGTACATTACTTTACTCGTACTATGGGAGCAAGATGGACTAACAGTAAAAGAAATTGGAGAACGTCTATTTTTAGATTCTGGTACGTTAACACCTATGTTAAAACGTATGGAATCATTAAAACTTGTAAAACGTGTTCGTTCCAAAGAAGACGAGCGAAAAGTTTGTATTGAATTAACAGAACAGGGCAAAGATTTAAAGGAAAAGGCTTGTTCATTACCGACAACGATGGCTACAAACTTAGGAATTACAGAGCAAGAATATCGCTCTTTATTAATTCAACTAAATAAACTGATTGACACAATGAAAACAATTAATGATGGAAAAGGGGAATAAATATGGATAAATTATATACTGCTTCAGTAACAGCAACAGGTGGAAGAAATGGGAAAGTAGTTTCAGATGATGGCATATTAAATCTTGATGTAAAAATGCCGAAAGCACTAGGTGGTGCAGGCGGAGAAGCAACAAATCCAGAACAACTATTTGCAGCTGGTTATGCAGCTTGTTTCGATAGTGCATTACAACTTGTCATTCGTACAAAACGTGTGAAAGTAGAAAGTACAGAAGTAACTGCTCACGTTTCTATCGGAAAAGATACAGATGGTGGTTTCGGCCTATCTGCTGTACTTGATGTACATGTGGCTGGCGTTTCACATAGCGAAGCACAAGAACTTGTAGAAGCGGCTCACGGTGTATGTCCTTACTCGAAAGCAACACGAGGAAATATTGAAGTTACATTAAACGTACGCTAAAAAATTTAGCAAAACAAAAACGCGCGACATTCGTCACGCGTTTTTTGTTTTTGTAAATTTATGAATTGCTTTCCACGCTTCTTCTTTTCCAAGTCCTGTTTCAGAAGAGAATAGAACAATTTCATCGCCAATTTCAACAGCAAGCGTTTCTTTTACAACTTTTAAATGCTTTTGCCATTTCCCTTTCGGAATTTTATCGGCTTTCGTCGCAATAATAATTGTTGGGATTTCATAATGCTTTAAGAAATCATACATCATCACGTCATCACTTGTTGGTTGGTGACGTAAATCAACTACTAATACAGCTGCGTCTAATTGTTCACGCGTTGTAAAGTACGTTTCAATCATTTTCCCCCATGCAGCGCGCTCCGATTTAGATACTTTCGCATATCCATAACCTGGAACGTCAACAAAGTGCATCATCTCATTGATTAAGAAAAAGTTCAGCGTTTGCGTTTTTCCTGGTTTAGAAGAAATACGTACTAACTTTTTACGATTTAAAATTTTATTAATAAAGGAAGACTTCCCCACATTTGAACGACCTGCTAATGCAATTTCTGGTAAATCACTGTCTGGATATTGTTCTGGTTTAACAGCACTAATTACAATATCTGCTTTTGTTACTTTCATTGTTTCACTCCTACTAATGCGTGCTCCAATACTTCATCTAAATGAGATGCAAGCACAAACGTAAGGTTTTCTTTTACGCTCTCTGGAATATCATCTAAATCTTTCTCGTTTTCTGCTGGCAAAATAATTTTTGTTAAGCCTGCGCGGTGAGCACTTAATGTTTTTTCTTTTAAACCACCAATTGGTAATACACGACCACGAAGTGTAATTTCACCTGTCATACCGACTTCTTTACTTACAGGAATACCTGTTAGCGCAGAAATAAGTGCCGTTGCCATCGTAATACCTGCTGACGGTCCGTCTTTTGGAACTGCTCCTTCTGGAACGTGAATATGAATATCATTTTTCTCATGGAAATTCGGATCGATCTGAAGCTCTTCTGCACGAGAACGTATATAACTAAACGCAGCTTGTGCTGATTCTTTCATAACATCCCCAAGTTTCCCTGTTAAAATTAGTTTCCCTTTTCCTGGCGCTACAGAAACTTCAATGGCAAGTGTATCGCCGCCTGCTGCTGTGTAAGCTAGACCTGTTGCCATACCAACTTGGTCTGTTTTTTCAGCTTGCCCATAACGGAATATGTGTTTACCAAGTAAATCAACAATCTTTTTCTCTGTCACAACGATACGTTTACGTTCTGCTGTAACGATAATCTTCGCTACTTTACGGCAAACTTTTGCAATTTGGCGCTCTAGCGTACGAACACCAGCCTCACGTGTATAATAACGAATAATCTCAAGCAGCGCTTCATCACGCACTTGTAAATTACCTTTTCGTAAGCCATGTTCTTTTAATTGTTTCGGCAATAAATGCTCACGAGCAATGTGTACTTTTTCAAGTTCTGTATAGCCAGCAATCGAAATGATTTCCATACGGTCAAGTAATGGACCTGGAATACTTGAAAGTGTATTAGCAGTTGCTACAAACATAACTTTTGATAGATCATATGGTTCTTCAATGTAATGATCACTGAAGTTATGGTTTTGTTCTGGATCTAATACTTCAAGTAATGCCGCTGATGGATCTCCACGGAAATCGTTAGACATTTTATCAATCTCATCTAATAAGAAGACTGGATTAACTGTTTTCGCCTTTTTCATACCTTGAATAATGCGTCCTGGCATTGCTCCAACATATGTACGGCGGTGACCACGAATTTCAGATTCATCACGCACACCACCAAGAGATACACGGACGAAGTTACGATTCAATGATGTTGCAATTGAACGCGCTAACGAAGTTTTGCCGACCCCAGGAGGGCCTACTAAACAAAGGATAGGTCCTTTTAATGAATTCGTTAACTTCTGTACAGCTAAATATTCAAGTACACGCTCTTTCACTTTTTCAAGACCGTAATGATCGTTATTTAAAATCTCTTCCGAATGAGCAAGATCAATTATATCTTCTGTTGCCTCTGTCCACGGAAGCGCTAATAACCAATCAATATAATTGCGAATAACACCACTCTCCGCAGAACTTGCTGGTAACTTTTCATAACGATCTAATTCTTTCAGCGCAGCCTTCATTGTTTCTTCCGGCATTCCTGACTGTTCAATTTTCTCACGAAGTTCTTCTACTTCTCCGCCCTTGCCTTCTTTGTCGCCAAGTTCAGTTTGAATCGCCTTCATTTGCTCACGTAAGAAATATTCTTTTTGCGTGCGCTCCATGGAACGTTTCACTTTTTGCCCAATTTTCTTTTCTAGGCTAAGTAACTCTTGTTCATCTTGAATAATTGAAATAAGTGTTTGTAATCGTTCTTTTACAGATACAATCTCTAGAATCTCTTGTTTCTGCTTCGTTTTAATCGGCAAGTGAGAAGCAATTAGATCAGCTAATCTCCCTGGTTCTTCCACATCAGCTACCGTTGCAAATGTTTCATTTGAAACTTTTTTCGAAACTTTAATATATTGTTCGAAATGCTCCAGTAACGTACGCATAAGAGCTTTCTCTTCTAAATCATCTTCTACTTCTTCAGTTACCGTTTTAATCGACACTTGTACTACATTTTCTTCTTCGATAAACTCTATTACTTCTGCTCTATGTAAACCTTCCACAAGGACACGAAGCGTACCGTTCGGCAATTTTAACATTTGCTTCACTTTCGCCACCGTACCTACACTATATATGTCATCTTCTTTCGGATCATCGATATTCATTTCTTTTTGCATTGCTAAAAAGATGATATTTTCATCCATTGCCGCCTGCTCTAGTGCTTGTATCGATTTATCACGTCCTACATCAAGATGCAAAACCATCGTTGGATATACGAGAACGCCTCTTAATGGTAGGAGGGGCACGATTCTTTCGTTCGTATTCATACTAGACATAGCACCTCCATAATAAATTAAACTCCTGTTCAACTATTTTATATTACAATACACCTAGATGCAATTGCTGAGATTCCGCGCAATTGTAAATAGCTTGTTTTTCTACCTCACGAAAAGAAAAAAGACTCCGATTAAGCATACAAACTTAAACGAAGTCTGGCAAATTTTATTATTGTTTATTTTCACATAGATTGTGCATCAGTTTCGTCTACCTTAGTATGTACATCTAGCTCTCTATGCATATTTTCTTGCATAAACGTTAACTCAAATACTTCTTTTAACTTACGGACAGGAATAATTTCAATTCCCTTGATCGTATACAAAAATGGTTGCATATTTTCAGCAGGAATAATGACTTTCTTAGCTCCCGCTTTTTTCGCAGCTTTTATTTTTGCGTATACGCCACCAATAGGCTTTACTTCTCCGTGTATACTTATTTCCCCTGTCATCGCTACTTCATTATTTACATATGTGCGGTGTACCGCAGAATATACACCTGTTGCCATAGCGATTCCTGCAGAAGGGCCATCAATCGGGATACCACCTGGAAAATTAATATGTATATCATATCCTTCTGGCAACACATCTAAAGAACGAAGTACTGTTAATACATTATCAACAGAGCCTTTCGCCATACTTTTACGACGAATCGATTTCGTTTGACTACCAATACTTTCTTCTTCCACAATTCCGGTAACATTTACCGATCCTTTATCTTTCGCCTTGATTGCTGTTACTTCAATTTCTAATAACGCACCTGTATTTGGTCCGTATACAGCAAGACCATTTACAAGACCAATCCTTGGAATCGGATAAATGCGCTTTTCATATTTCGGTGTAAGCTGACTTGAGTGAACAACCCACTCTATATCTTCATCCTTAATGAAAGAACGTTCTTCATTTATCGCCATACCAGCAGAGATTTGCACGAGATTAATCGCTTCTCGTCCATTCCTTGCATACATCCCGATCATTTCAATACCATTTTCACCTATTTGCATTTCCACTTTTTCCGCGGCATTTTTCGCTACTTTTTGAATTTCTTCCGTATCTAATTCACGGAAAAATACTTCTAAGCAACGTGACCGAATAGCAGGAGGAATTTCCTCTGGCGAACGTGTCGTTGCTCCAACTAAGCGAAAATCTGCCGGTAAGCCTTTTTGGAAAATATCATGTATATATGTTGGGATCATCGTATTTTCTTCACTATAGTACGCACTTTCTAAAAATACTTTTCGATCTTCTAACACCTTTAACATTTTGTTCATTTGAATCGGATGGAGCTCGCCAATCTCATCAATAAACAAAATACCACCATGTGCATCTGTTACAGCACCTTTTTTCGGTTGCGGAATACCTGCTTGCCCCATCGCCCCAGCACCTTGATAAATCGGATCATGCACCGAACCTATTAAAGGGTCTGCGATACCACGTTCATCAAACCGAGCTGTTGTCGCATCAAGTTCAATAAATGTTGCATTCGTACGAAATGGAGATTTAGGATTTCGTTTCGCTTCTTCTAATACAAGACGTGCTGCCGCTGTTTTCCCAACACCTGGCGGGCCATATATGATTACATGTTGCGGATTCGGACCACAAAGAGCCGCTTTTAACGACTTAATTCCGTCCTCTTGCCCTACAATATCTAAAAAGGTTGTAGGACGCACCTTTTCTGCTAGCGGCTCTGTTAAAGAAATCTCACGCATTTTACGAAGCTGTTCTAATTCTTTTTTCGATTCTCGATCAATTGAAACTTTTTGTGTTCGTTGATTTCGAAGTAAATGCCAGAAATACAATCCGACAATTACACCAAAAACAAGTTGAACAACTAAAAATATATTTGTCCAGCTCATTATTTATTTCCTCCCGCAATATTTTATCTCTTAGTATTTCCGCGGAGGAACGTAGCTAAACATAAAGAAAAACAGCAATTATAAAAATTGCTGTTTCCCTTTCGCATTATGCAGATGTTTTTGTATCAAGTACAGTACCGTCTTGTAACACCAATTTTGGCGGCTCATTATCAGCTACTGTTTCTTTTGTAAGAATACACTTCTCGATATCTTTACGAGATGGAAGTTCGAACATTACATCAAGCATTAAGCCTTCAATAATAGAACGAAGTCCACGAGCACCCGTTTTACGTTCAATTGCTTTTTTCGCAATTTCGATTAGTGCACCTTCTTCAAACTCTAACTCAACATCGTCAAGCTCCAATAATTTTTGGAATTGCTTAACAAGTGCATTTTTCGGTTTCGTTAAAATATCAACAAGAGCATCTTCATCAAGTGGCTCTAGGTTCGCAATAACTGGAAGACGACC
This DNA window, taken from Bacillus cereus ATCC 14579, encodes the following:
- a CDS encoding MarR family winged helix-turn-helix transcriptional regulator; its protein translation is MTEDSLHLDNQLCFSIYACSREVTRFYRPYLEEMGITYPQYITLLVLWEQDGLTVKEIGERLFLDSGTLTPMLKRMESLKLVKRVRSKEDERKVCIELTEQGKDLKEKACSLPTTMATNLGITEQEYRSLLIQLNKLIDTMKTINDGKGE
- a CDS encoding organic hydroperoxide resistance protein; amino-acid sequence: MDKLYTASVTATGGRNGKVVSDDGILNLDVKMPKALGGAGGEATNPEQLFAAGYAACFDSALQLVIRTKRVKVESTEVTAHVSIGKDTDGGFGLSAVLDVHVAGVSHSEAQELVEAAHGVCPYSKATRGNIEVTLNVR
- the ysxC gene encoding ribosome biogenesis GTP-binding protein YsxC encodes the protein MKVTKADIVISAVKPEQYPDSDLPEIALAGRSNVGKSSFINKILNRKKLVRISSKPGKTQTLNFFLINEMMHFVDVPGYGYAKVSKSERAAWGKMIETYFTTREQLDAAVLVVDLRHQPTSDDVMMYDFLKHYEIPTIIIATKADKIPKGKWQKHLKVVKETLAVEIGDEIVLFSSETGLGKEEAWKAIHKFTKTKNA
- the lon gene encoding endopeptidase La, with the protein product MSSMNTNERIVPLLPLRGVLVYPTMVLHLDVGRDKSIQALEQAAMDENIIFLAMQKEMNIDDPKEDDIYSVGTVAKVKQMLKLPNGTLRVLVEGLHRAEVIEFIEEENVVQVSIKTVTEEVEDDLEEKALMRTLLEHFEQYIKVSKKVSNETFATVADVEEPGRLADLIASHLPIKTKQKQEILEIVSVKERLQTLISIIQDEQELLSLEKKIGQKVKRSMERTQKEYFLREQMKAIQTELGDKEGKGGEVEELREKIEQSGMPEETMKAALKELDRYEKLPASSAESGVIRNYIDWLLALPWTEATEDIIDLAHSEEILNNDHYGLEKVKERVLEYLAVQKLTNSLKGPILCLVGPPGVGKTSLARSIATSLNRNFVRVSLGGVRDESEIRGHRRTYVGAMPGRIIQGMKKAKTVNPVFLLDEIDKMSNDFRGDPSAALLEVLDPEQNHNFSDHYIEEPYDLSKVMFVATANTLSSIPGPLLDRMEIISIAGYTELEKVHIAREHLLPKQLKEHGLRKGNLQVRDEALLEIIRYYTREAGVRTLERQIAKVCRKVAKIIVTAERKRIVVTEKKIVDLLGKHIFRYGQAEKTDQVGMATGLAYTAAGGDTLAIEVSVAPGKGKLILTGKLGDVMKESAQAAFSYIRSRAEELQIDPNFHEKNDIHIHVPEGAVPKDGPSAGITMATALISALTGIPVSKEVGMTGEITLRGRVLPIGGLKEKTLSAHRAGLTKIILPAENEKDLDDIPESVKENLTFVLASHLDEVLEHALVGVKQ
- the lonB gene encoding ATP-dependent protease LonB translates to MSWTNIFLVVQLVFGVIVGLYFWHLLRNQRTQKVSIDRESKKELEQLRKMREISLTEPLAEKVRPTTFLDIVGQEDGIKSLKAALCGPNPQHVIIYGPPGVGKTAAARLVLEEAKRNPKSPFRTNATFIELDATTARFDERGIADPLIGSVHDPIYQGAGAMGQAGIPQPKKGAVTDAHGGILFIDEIGELHPIQMNKMLKVLEDRKVFLESAYYSEENTMIPTYIHDIFQKGLPADFRLVGATTRSPEEIPPAIRSRCLEVFFRELDTEEIQKVAKNAAEKVEMQIGENGIEMIGMYARNGREAINLVQISAGMAINEERSFIKDEDIEWVVHSSQLTPKYEKRIYPIPRIGLVNGLAVYGPNTGALLEIEVTAIKAKDKGSVNVTGIVEEESIGSQTKSIRRKSMAKGSVDNVLTVLRSLDVLPEGYDIHINFPGGIPIDGPSAGIAMATGVYSAVHRTYVNNEVAMTGEISIHGEVKPIGGVYAKIKAAKKAGAKKVIIPAENMQPFLYTIKGIEIIPVRKLKEVFELTFMQENMHRELDVHTKVDETDAQSM